One genomic segment of Dehalogenimonas alkenigignens includes these proteins:
- a CDS encoding GyrI-like domain-containing protein: MEKIDFKKTLKYLFNAPMEPVFVEVPEMNYLMVDGRGRPDSSDAACAIGAVYSVAYTIKFMVKNAGLLDFGVLPLEGLWWSDDMADFTNGNKDDWQWTYMIMQPSLVNRQMVEKAVAEVRRKKNPAAIGRVKFEALAEGRSAQMMHIGPYADEGPNIAKLHRFISETGYAFDGKKRKHHEIYLSDPARTAPEKMKTIIRQPVT, encoded by the coding sequence ATGGAGAAAATCGATTTTAAAAAAACTCTGAAGTATCTTTTTAACGCCCCGATGGAGCCGGTCTTCGTAGAAGTCCCTGAAATGAATTACCTCATGGTCGACGGCCGCGGCCGGCCGGATAGTTCGGATGCCGCTTGTGCCATCGGGGCTGTCTACTCCGTGGCTTACACGATCAAGTTCATGGTAAAGAACGCCGGATTGCTCGATTTCGGAGTCCTGCCGCTGGAAGGCTTATGGTGGTCCGACGATATGGCTGACTTCACCAACGGCAATAAGGACGACTGGCAGTGGACCTATATGATCATGCAGCCAAGTTTAGTGAATCGGCAGATGGTCGAAAAAGCCGTCGCCGAGGTCCGGCGTAAAAAGAATCCCGCCGCTATCGGTCGGGTCAAGTTCGAAGCGCTGGCAGAAGGACGGTCAGCCCAGATGATGCATATCGGCCCCTATGCAGATGAAGGGCCGAATATAGCCAAACTGCACCGGTTCATTTCTGAAACCGGCTACGCCTTCGACGGCAAAAAGCGGAAACACCATGAGATATATCTTTCG
- a CDS encoding zinc finger domain-containing protein, producing MAHHEICARCEGSGQIGCPDCRGTGIITHPGDFEEERRTCPACKGTGKNRCHACSGTGTVKFDS from the coding sequence ATGGCGCATCATGAAATATGTGCCCGCTGCGAAGGTTCCGGGCAGATCGGCTGCCCGGATTGCCGCGGAACCGGGATCATCACCCACCCTGGTGATTTTGAAGAAGAGCGCCGGACCTGCCCAGCCTGTAAAGGCACCGGTAAAAACCGCTGTCATGCCTGCTCAGGCACCGGCACCGTGAAATTCGACAGTTAA
- the ruvA gene encoding Holliday junction branch migration protein RuvA — translation MIASLNGKIALLGADWAVIDVAGVGYKVFLTSAALSQIQNAKEVRLFTHLQVREDALTLFGFTTFEDLSIFETMLGVTGIGAKLALSLLSAFKAEELAAIIATGNEAMLCTVSGIGKKTASRIILELKDKVSRAWAAVPQSLAGTQDAEVLSALAALGYTQAEAARAVVGLPRDTTLSVEEKIRLALAGLGTA, via the coding sequence ATGATCGCTTCGCTCAATGGTAAAATCGCCCTCCTCGGCGCCGATTGGGCGGTGATCGATGTCGCCGGCGTCGGTTACAAGGTCTTTCTCACCTCAGCCGCGTTGTCGCAAATACAGAACGCCAAAGAGGTAAGGCTCTTCACCCACCTCCAGGTCCGCGAAGACGCCCTGACCCTTTTCGGTTTCACCACCTTCGAGGACCTGAGTATTTTCGAGACTATGCTGGGAGTCACTGGCATCGGCGCCAAGCTGGCTTTGTCCTTGCTCTCGGCATTTAAGGCAGAAGAACTCGCCGCCATCATTGCCACCGGCAACGAGGCCATGCTCTGCACTGTCTCAGGCATCGGCAAGAAAACGGCGTCTCGCATTATTCTTGAACTTAAGGATAAGGTTTCGCGCGCCTGGGCGGCCGTGCCGCAATCCCTGGCTGGAACCCAGGACGCCGAGGTTTTATCAGCCCTTGCGGCTTTGGGCTACACCCAGGCTGAAGCAGCTCGGGCGGTGGTCGGGTTGCCCCGGGACACCACCCTGTCCGTGGAAGAAAAGATACGGCTCGCCCTGGCTGGTTTAGGCACAGCGTAG